The following proteins come from a genomic window of Frondihabitans peucedani:
- a CDS encoding DUF4233 domain-containing protein translates to MSTNETPAAAPRVRRPRRQRSLTESLLSIMLVLEACVLFFVVLNVGGAGIVSWPVALLGGAGMVVVMAVAAAGLRYRWGVVLGCVVQVLLALTGLLVVLMYVVAAVFIAIWIFCLYKGITIDRRNTALRAWMEANPGLDPRDYQS, encoded by the coding sequence ATGTCCACGAACGAGACGCCCGCCGCCGCTCCGCGCGTGCGTCGCCCTCGGCGCCAGCGGTCGCTGACCGAGAGCCTGCTGTCGATCATGCTCGTGCTCGAGGCGTGCGTGCTGTTCTTCGTCGTCCTGAACGTCGGCGGCGCGGGCATCGTGTCGTGGCCGGTCGCACTCCTCGGCGGCGCCGGCATGGTCGTCGTGATGGCCGTCGCCGCCGCTGGCCTCCGCTACCGCTGGGGCGTCGTGCTCGGCTGCGTCGTGCAGGTGCTGCTCGCCCTGACCGGCCTCCTCGTCGTGCTCATGTACGTCGTGGCCGCCGTCTTCATCGCGATCTGGATCTTCTGCCTCTACAAGGGCATCACGATCGACCGCCGCAACACCGCCCTCCGCGCGTGGATGGAGGCCAACCCCGGCCTCGACCCGCGCGACTACCAGTCCTGA
- a CDS encoding folylpolyglutamate synthase/dihydrofolate synthase family protein yields MSDTTNNPPHDDDDDFDPGALPDVFGTRDDFGDFASMGDDDERDRDDRDDEKQAASDEASRDALAAEAVFEELLSRIGENAPQPRLGATRRAVELLGDPHRSYPVIHITGTNGKTSTSRMIESILRAYGLRTGLMTSPHLVKVNERIVIDGEPISDKALAANWADIQPYLLMVDTELAAAAEEPLTYFEALTVLAFASFADAPVDVVVLEVGMGGEWDSTNVADGQVAVFTPIALDHTKRLGSTVAEIAKTKSGIVKPAANVVSAIQLPEALTELKRAAELTESTFALETKDFGVTASAVAVGGQLISVQGIAAKYDDLALPLFGRHQAQNAAVAIAAVESFLGNGSQPLDPEILQTGLADASSPGRLQILSTEPTILVDAAHNPHGAHALAQALGEYFDFDRVVGVLAILADKDAPGIIRALAPAVEQFVITQSDSDRSLDVDDLASIAVGIVGPDRVTVETNVVSALAIARDLAEESEKGGVVVTGSITLVGEVIALTREADEGE; encoded by the coding sequence ATGAGTGACACCACCAACAACCCGCCGCACGATGACGACGACGACTTCGACCCCGGAGCCCTCCCCGACGTCTTCGGGACCCGCGACGACTTCGGCGACTTCGCCTCGATGGGCGACGACGACGAGCGCGACCGCGACGACCGCGACGACGAGAAGCAGGCCGCATCCGACGAGGCCTCGAGAGACGCCCTCGCCGCCGAGGCCGTCTTCGAGGAGCTCCTGAGCAGGATCGGCGAGAACGCTCCCCAGCCGCGCCTCGGGGCGACCCGCCGCGCCGTCGAGCTCCTCGGCGACCCGCACCGCAGCTACCCCGTGATCCACATCACCGGCACGAACGGCAAGACGTCGACGAGCCGGATGATCGAGAGCATCCTGCGGGCCTACGGCCTCCGGACCGGGCTCATGACGAGCCCGCACCTCGTCAAGGTCAACGAGCGCATCGTGATCGACGGCGAGCCGATCTCCGACAAGGCCCTCGCGGCGAACTGGGCCGACATCCAGCCCTACCTGCTGATGGTCGACACCGAGCTCGCGGCCGCGGCCGAGGAGCCGCTGACGTACTTCGAGGCGCTGACCGTGCTGGCCTTCGCGTCGTTCGCCGACGCACCAGTCGACGTCGTCGTGCTCGAGGTCGGCATGGGCGGCGAGTGGGACTCCACCAACGTCGCCGACGGCCAGGTCGCCGTCTTCACGCCCATCGCGCTCGACCACACGAAGCGCCTCGGCTCGACCGTGGCCGAGATCGCCAAGACCAAGTCGGGGATCGTGAAGCCGGCCGCGAACGTCGTGTCGGCGATCCAGCTGCCGGAGGCCCTCACCGAGCTGAAGCGCGCCGCCGAGCTCACCGAGTCGACCTTCGCCCTCGAGACGAAGGACTTCGGCGTCACCGCCTCGGCCGTCGCCGTCGGGGGTCAGCTCATCTCGGTCCAGGGGATCGCGGCGAAGTACGACGACCTCGCGCTTCCGCTGTTCGGCCGCCACCAGGCGCAGAACGCCGCCGTCGCGATCGCCGCGGTCGAGTCGTTCCTCGGCAACGGCAGCCAGCCGCTCGATCCCGAGATCCTGCAGACCGGTCTCGCCGACGCCTCGTCGCCCGGGCGCCTCCAGATCCTGAGCACGGAGCCCACGATCCTGGTCGACGCCGCGCACAACCCGCACGGGGCCCACGCGCTCGCGCAGGCGCTGGGGGAGTACTTCGACTTCGACCGGGTCGTCGGGGTCCTCGCGATCCTGGCCGATAAGGACGCCCCGGGCATCATCCGCGCCCTCGCTCCGGCGGTCGAGCAGTTCGTCATCACGCAGTCCGACTCCGACCGCTCCCTCGACGTCGACGACCTCGCCTCGATCGCGGTCGGCATCGTGGGCCCCGACCGCGTCACGGTCGAGACGAACGTCGTCTCGGCCCTCGCGATCGCGCGCGACCTGGCCGAGGAGAGTGAGAAGGGCGGCGTCGTCGTCACCGGCTCGATCACCCTGGTCGGCGAGGTCATCGCCCTCACCCGCGAAGCCGACGAAGGGGAGTGA